In the genome of Caenorhabditis elegans chromosome IV, the window GATCGgaataaaaattcaggaaaaatagaacaaccaaaaaacagaaaaggatttttcgaatttccggaaaatcaaaaatcgaaaaaaaaaatgtttagaattactataaattgaaaaaaaatgaacgaaaattgtaatttttaatcaaattttgttaatcaggaaaacagaagaaaacctaaaattttcttctaataAGAAtgaaaatggccaaaaaaaatttccgctaATTcgaaacatcaaaattttagaaagctaacaaaaattgtaatatttaatataacctttttttccattttttcattcGATGCTCATATCCAGtcttttgtaacaaaaaatgatacaTTTCAGAAAGAATTTTCCCCCCACTCAATGGATTCTCCTTCTGCACATGGATCTACCTTGATGCTCTTTCGGACAAGAAAGCAGATGCTCATCCGATTCGACTGCTCACTGTTACACGCGCCGTGGCTCCACCGAACTCTGACCCACCATCCAAGAAACCATCGCAGACAGCACATCTCGCCTGCTTTCAGTGTCAATTCTCGGCGTTTGATCGAAGTTTGCTGATTTCTACTGAAGAAAGTGATCAACCTGGAGCGGATTTGGAGAAGActgccaattttcagactgaTAAGGTAATCATATAGATAgctaggtttttaaaaatagagcaatgaaatttggaaaaaaacttttaaaggaTGCACTCGAAGAATGGTTAGTCACCTCTCAACAGAAATTAAGATGGGATTGAAAAGATCTAGAGGAGCTTATTCTAAGGTTGAAACTTCAGGTAATGCTCCAGTAATTGGGTTCGACACCTCTCCAGTGAAACTAATATGAGTTTgaatttggagtcatttaaataaatatttcccagatttcggtactgaACCCTTCAAAACTAATTCATATTCCAGCTGATCAGAATCACATTGGCCGATCAAGTTCGATGTGGAGAATGGTTTCATTTGGCTGTAGTGTTCAATCGATCCGTATTGAAATCATCACAGGTACGAcacttgacaattttttatttaggcgaaaaaaaaaactcatccAGATCTTCACATTATCACCCagaaatttatcagaaaactCATTGAGACGTGTAGGTTTATCTGGGTGtccattattattattatttcttaTTGCATTTTACAATTCCTGAAATCCTCGGATTCTACCCGCCCTCTAGTAGATCGTTCGGAATGTGATCTAGATGAGCATCCAAACCTTCTTCCAGCCAAATCTCAAactaattcgaattttatagGTATCACTCTACTTGAACGGCCGTCACATTTCAACGCAAAAGCTGATGTATGTAGCACAAAATGCTGGAGGAGCAGCCACTCAGCTGGCACAAACATACTCGGTGAATGCAGTTGTTGGCACATTGCCAGCTCTCAGAAGGCCTAGCAGGTTAAGGTATGTGCGACAGGAATTCTGTGGAACTCGGAAAAACCGAAGCATAGCAAAAAATTGCGGTTTGAAATccgcattttttcaacaatttaatACAAAACTCGGATTCTGAAATGAAactttaagattttttaaatgttttttggaagttcttgaaatttgtaaaagtttggaaaaaactttttctttttttggttttttttctcaatttttccaacaaaaaaaaaaagcaaagtatTTTACGGACAGATTATAAAATTCTGTAATTCTATTCACTAAAATTAATTCTTGCAGATTCCGCCTGGCTTCGATATTCCTCGCCGAAGAGCCAATGACTGCGGAAACAGTTCGAGCTGTTGTACAGCTTCAACCTCATTATATTGGAAATTATCAAACTGCCAGTACAGCTCCACTATTCCACGAGGAAAAGGTTagaatttcattgattttgaaaacaatttttcaattttccagatagtCTTCTCACTGTCAGCAGCTGCTACACAGGAATTAACGCTTGCAAAGATTCGAACAATGTATGGGAAAATGGATGCAGAAATTCTTTCACAGCATGTAAGACGACACTGAATAGATATCAAACCATTCAAAAGTTATTTCAGCTTGGAATATCACCAAATGATCACAGTACTCCACTTCGTGTACTCTGTAACACAATATCTCATGCTCCTGGAGCAGGTCGTACATTCGGTGGAGTTATTGTTGGATACCTTGGAATGCGAACGTTTACACCTCGACCCGTGCCTTCGTTGTTGGATTCGATTGGAGGATTCGCAAGTgtttatggttaattttttcaaaatatttgttacaaaaattgaaataatgttttattgcaatttttcccaaaatatttattttccaaaattgcaaaagttttaaaaaaaatttacatgaaaacgtttttcattcaatttttcgaaaattaaaacaattctgatgtttccagaaataaagcggaaaaaattcttaaaataaatttaaattttaccaaaaaaacctgaaattttctgaaaagttagaaagttccaaaatagagtttcaaaaattttctgaaaaaaaaatgtttgaaaaaaattttaacaacaaattaattcatttttttctcaaagaatattccgaaaattagaaaaaaatattttgaataatttttcaaaaagtggaacATTTATGTGCAAATAATATAGGTATTTCCTAGGACTCATCGCAATGGCAGTTGACTCTGAAGGTCTCTATGCCTCACTGAAGTCTCTTGTCTCTGCAATCCGCTCTCAACCTCGCCTCCTCGCCACGTGGAATAACAATCGTTCATATCAAATCCTGGCAGTTCTTCTAGAAGATAAGGCTAAAATGCTCAATTCTCACATAATGCATATGGTATTTAACGTGACTGGAACTGCAGACACATCTCGAGAACACGCTCCGACTATCTCAAATCCATCGGCATTTGAAGATCTTTTATGTGACCTGAAAGTGTGGAAAGGAGCACCCAGTGAGCTGCATAAGATGCTGTTGGAGCATTTTTATGAGCTTATTACAGAGTgagattttgatattttaaagatttttgcaattatacacattttcagccaCCAACTGAACAATCTTCAAGTCGTTCGTAAATCATCTCTTCTATCTCGAATCTTACTGATTATTCATGATGAGCCAACAATGATTAAGAATACGGATGAGATTATATTCAATTTGATATCTGCAATTATGCAGCCACAATGTGATAGTCGAAgtatattgaaaattggacaaaGTATTGCAGCGACGCTTCCAACTAggtaaaataattggaatatatatgaaaattattctgatttttaaaacattagaaaaaaattactggcaatttttttactgtaaaaaaataattattaaaaatcaatagaaactgcaattttctatgttcaaaaaaataaattatagtaATTTCGATTTCAAGAGAAATATGgttaaaatgaaaacttagaatgaaaatttacagGCAACGTTTATAGAAtcaaactgtaaaaaataaaaacatttttttctcgaaatacggaaaaattgattttaaaaaatttggttttttcaatattcaggtaaaaaacaacattaaaaattaaaaaaaaaactacaattttgtatatcgaaataaaatttaaattcaaaaaactgaacacTTTAACAGAACAAAACAATAATTGTATTATTTCTGGAAACTTCaccttaaaaaataattttttcattcgtTTACTCAGctttcatatgttttttttcagcgaatcGGAATGCTATGAAGATTCCCATCTGCCATTCCACAtttccgaaattcaaaaattattcatcgAGTCATCAGATCCTCCACCAGAAGCACTACATCAAGTCTACATTCGGAATCGACTTTTAAACATTATTGCCAATTTCCTTGCCAACTCAAATACTCAAGTTCAACAACAAATGTGTGATCAACTCGTTCGAACTCTAGGATTTGATTGGTTATTTGCATTAATGTCACCTGGTGTTCATTCTGGAACTATATATCTTGCTCTTCGAATCCTTTTGCTCATTCTCAATCAACCATCCCTACTGGCTCGATTCAAGGAAGGATCTGCAAATGGTGGATGGCTATCTGAAGCTGATTCAGTTGTTCGGAATCGTGCAGCAGTGGTTCTGGGATTCTCAGTATCGGCTCACGGTGGAGCTGTTGGATCTAAAATTGACATCAATCCAGAGTTATCGAATTGTGGAGGATTTGCCGCGTTGGAGCATCTGATGGCTGCGCATGCCGACAAACCGTATCCATACTATGCAATGTTGTCCTTACTTGTGGGGCAGCCTATTTCAGCGCTGAGGTGAGTCTAGAGAGGCCCGTGAATATTGCAAGCCGCAAAAAGGCGGAGGGTAATTTTGCAAAGGTGTGGCGcggtttttaactttttttcttaaactgGATTAGCGCTGccactattcaaaaaaattcgtttcaaAACCGTGCCCGTAAAtcaactacagtaatcattttaagaattactgtagttttcgctaccagatattttgcgcgtcaaatatgttgtgcaatacgcattctcagaattgtATGCTCCTATAATACAATTTGAATAAAGTAGTTACAGATTCTGTGATCAATTCAACATGGAACTCGTATGGACACATGTCTTTGGTCTCAACTCGACGAGCTCTGTCTTTGAAGCTATAAACTCTGCGAACTTTTGTTTCGATGCAATAATCCCGTTGTTCGCAATGATTCGCACGTCGATCTATCACCAATCATCCATTCATCAACCATGGACAGTTACAAATCCATCGACTGTAGTTCAAATGATCACATTTATGTATCAGAATTCTCCAGCATTCTTCAATATTGCACATACTGATGAGTTCATTCTTGCATTGTTTTCTACACTTATTGAAGATACAAATGCAATGGGAGTCAAGTCAGAAGTTGCGAATAGAAGAAGTCAGGATGGAGGGGGATCTCCTGATGCCGAGTATTTTCAAGCTTGTTAGTACTAggttttaccgaaaaaaatcggaaaaaattttaaaaaaatctgaattataTCTTCtaggttttccaaaaaaaattcctaggtaattgaaaatttgaaaaaattttaaaagttgaaaaacagAGAATGCAAAAAActcccaattttcaaatttttctttttttctcatttttttctgaaaataattcagaGTAGGCATGctaaaacttttcgaaaaattaaaaaaaaacgtattttttcgttaaaaagtatttttaaaaagatccttatttcaaattttcagtcctCGCTCAACCAAATGTGCGAATTGTGATGGATCTTCTCAAAAAGATATGCTGTGACAATCTTCAAGTGAATACTTCCAAAAATGACACAATTATTGACGCGATTCTCGAtgtaaattttccatttccagtATCATTTTGAAGTATCTCGTTTCCAGAACATTTCGGAGAGTGGAAATACGCGAAAAACACAAATCGCCTGCCTGACTTCTCTACTTCATTCGGTTCTTGAACATACTGTTGGAACAGATCTTCTCTCATCATCAGCTCTTCCTCCAAACACACAAGCACAGAATATAGTTCAAATAGTCGCCAATATCTCCTTACTATCATCTCGTGCTGTTGATGCATTCTGGAATGGATTAGTATTTGGAAGTGAATCAATGAGAATGTTATCAACACTTTATCATCTTCAAGTGATTGCAagtaaaaaagtgaataaagCAGTGAATGCGGAACCGATTACTGGATGTATAATGAGAATGACATTGTTCATCTTGAGTCGACCGATAGACTCGGTTCCTGTTCAGCTCTCCGTTTTGGATGCTCTTAGTACATTGGTCTCGAAGCGATATCTATTCCTTTCTTCAAACGAAGCATGGTTCTTTGCATCGTTGACTCATTTGATTTTCATGTTATCAGTGACACCTGATGTTCTGTTTCAAGTGAGTTATattctagatttttgatttttcttaagaagaaaaccaaaattgatatttgagactaaatgttttgtttcggaaaatctttttatttttttgaaaaatttttaacataaaattctcagaaaaattcggaaaatctaaaaatctaaacttttttaattaataagaaaaaataattttcgggaaattttaagaaaacatttcttttccagaaattcgAGTGttggacatttttgaaaaaatttgaatttttttttgataaaccgggaaaaaattctgcacttttttttagctgatgttttttgaaaaataaccaaaattttttttgaatatttatattcgaaaaactaatttttttcctaaaatcaacaaaaattaaacattgcattttgtgactattttcagaaaaaaaaactaccatttttacttaaaaaataattttcagataataaacaattttcaattatttttaaaatttttttaaaatctagtacttttgagaaatatattgatactttaaaaaaaatggtcgaaactttttgattatgttcgaaaacgaaataaaattgttgaggaaataaaaaaaggtCTGATTTTGGAGGAAACTCCAATATTTAAACAGGTTCGGATCAAATTGAGTaagacacaaaaaaaaacgttttttttattaatccAAATTAGTTCCAGGACAACTCGTCTTCGTCGGATTTGGATAGAACAAGTGCTCAAGTAGCAATGTGTGCATGTCGTGTCTGGTCTGATGTAATTTGTGCAAAACAAGCACTGATCGAAGAGACATTCAAGAAACAATCGGTGACCGATATCAACGCTGCTCGTGCTCTTCTCTCCCATTCTGCTGGGGTCTATTGGCAACAGTTTGTGGATTCTCAGTTGAGAGCAATTCAGACTGGAGGTTCTTCTGCTCAGGGATCAGCCGTCACTGCGAAGGATATCATTCAGCAGCAAATTAGCTCGAAGTTCAACCGCGTTGCTTCAGGAATTACTCGATTTGCTGCGAAGCGATCAATGAGCACAACTACTGCTCTACCATCATCCGGATCGGTGGCAGCATGGAAGAGTACATCAACTGACAAGCAAGTAATATTCATGTGGCTCCGAGTTCATGTCAGTCTTATCAAAGAGCTCGTAAGAGCCCAGAGCACTCGATACACGGAATGGCATGCTCATGTTCGTAAGTGGTGTCTGCATGATTGGCATCAATGGGAAGCTGAGCTGACTCGTGAACGAGGAATTTGGGGACCCGAACGAGCATCGAAGCTGGAAAAGTTCAAGTTGGATCTCACAGAAGGTCCGACGACTCGAATGCGACGGAAATTAATTCCCAATCGAAATTTCTATCATATTTATCCATTCCGACCACATTTGGAAGCTCCATCCGCCAAGGCTCAACGAGCAAAAGTTGCGATTTCATTCGATTCGAAGCCATACTATGAAACTTGCCTTAGACATCGTCGCCGGACACTTGACACTCGAATTATTGATTCTTCAAATGTTTCGACAGCTTCACCTGAAGATGGATCTGGATCTTCCAATTTATTGGGATATTCGTTTACCGATTTGTCGCGTGAGTTTGGAGGCAACACGAAAAAGGAGAGCTcttaaaaatatggaattgCGAAATTATTTGAGAtaagaatttataaaaatagataaattttaagccaaaatctTGGATTTTGccgcttttttaaatttaaatatactaattttctacatttttatttcaaaaaaacatttgaaattattttattccaaaaatattgaaacttttgaaatccCGGAAGAAACGTCGAAAAGTTTCACATGCTAAGAAATccctatttttaaatttctgaaaatttccaaaatttcggtTTCCCAAATTCTGAATCaacaaaacaggaaaaaaccataaaatttttaaaattagggaaaagtttgcaacatttttttcaagttttaccTGAATTTGGtctttactttaaaatttttttgagtacgCTTgtccaaaatgaccgaatattgttataaaacactccaaataCTTCTAGTCTCTTAAGAAAATTGCCAAcattttggcctttttttttgaaaaatgggaaaaaccgaaaactgtaaattttcgatttttagactTTCAAGCGGAAACCCTTGTCTCCAACTCCATCTAACTTcataaaagtttcagaaatcaATTCCTCACTGATCCGACGTTTATCAACCACAGCTCCAGCCACCTCCAATGTATCTGGAACAAGCCTAGAGTTGAATGAAGAAGAATGTGAAACATCGGAACGAAAAGAAGACGATGAGtcgatttcttcaatttcagagaaaactgATAGTAATGGTGTACAATCATCTGGGCCTTCAACATCATCAAATACAACGAAAGAAGCTAAGAAAGaggagaaaaaagaggaaaagaaggCTGGACCAGATAATCAGACACTTTTAAGACTTCTGGAACAAGGAGAGCAACTCCACTCAATGTTCAGATGTGCAAGAATTCAAGGATTAGAAACTGCGGAAGGATTGCTACTTTTTGGAAGAGATCACTTTTATGTTGTGGATGGATTTACTCTTctcaaaacaaaagaaattcgagatttggattttttgagtcAAGAGATGCATGATCCGATTGTACCGTATCCGGCTACAGGTGCTACACAGCCACCGAAATCTTCGAGACTTTGTTCGAAATTTAGTTATAACATGATTCGGGAAGTTCATAAGAGACGGTGAGAGATTgagttctttgaaaatttcattagtaaatatattttattttccagatatttATTGCAACCTATTGCTCTTGAAGTGTTCAGTTCGGATGGACGAAATTATTTATTGGCATTCCCGAAAAAGATTCGAGATCGAGTTTTTgataagtgagttttttgaatcaatgaattaaaatattgtaaattaggaatataaattgttttcaacatttttaaaattatcgagtttcgtgaaaatctgaaatcgaaaatttacagttttcggtaattttggatttttcttaaatttttttttattttctgtaaatttgaaaactaaaacttGCAGTTTTCCGTTtagccgaaattgccgaatgtCGAAAATGCCCAAAACCGGcagttgccgaaattgccgattgccgaaattgccaaaaaattccaaaaccggcaatttccaaaaccggtaGTTGCCGATAATTTccgattgccgcgcacccctgagCGAGCACTTATTCATAAAGCTTTTGATGCCCTTTTCCCGCTGCCCAACAGTTAAAATAATAAaccataaattttcagattaacaTCAATGGCAATCAATCTCTCATCAGGAGGTTCTGATTCATTGGGAGGACAGAAAGCAAATGTGGCAATTGAAACAACTGGACGTGGAGCATCTCTACTCTCATCACTTATTGGCCAACAATCAGTAACTCAACGATGGCTCAGTGGAAATatatcaaatttccaatatttaatGCATTTGAATACTTTGGCTGGAAGATGTTATAATGATCTTTCACAATATCCGATATTCCCATGGGTTCTCGCAGATTATACAAGTTCTCAGCTggattttaataatatttctaCATTccgagatttttcaaaaccaatgGGAGCACAATCACCTGATCGACTGGAACAATTCTTAAAAAGATTTAGAGAATGGGATGATCCATCTGGAGAGACTCCACCGTATATGTATGGAACACATTATTCATCTGCGATGATTGTTGTATCATATCTTGTTCGATTGGAACCATTCactcaacaatttttatcacTTCAAGGTGGACATTTTGATCTTGCAGATCGAATGTTCCATAggtaaatttttctttgaaaatcacaaaactaGAACTTCCGACCATTCAGCGTTTAGCCACACCCACTTTTGTACCAATGAGCAAATAAAGGTGGGCGTACCTATTGGTCAAAAGttctaattttggaaaagtttaaatatagttttggcaaaacagaaaaaaatatcaataaaattaaattaaaaatttttcggaaatagGTTTCGAAAATCActacaaattataaaaaaccaacaacatattttcgatattttttaaaatttaacgattttgtcggttttttcgagaaaaataggttttttattattttcttattgtaaatttttttcgattttacgatttttagatttttttaattcaaaaatattacttttcaactcaaaaaaacattcaaaaaattgtgaaaccgcgaaattgaacttaaaaaaatattgtgattaggaaaataaactttcccaaaaagttcttaaaatgaagaaaagtagGCAACTCTCTTAATATTCTAGGTAACCcccgaaatttgaattttttttatcttcaagaacgtttttcaatttcaaatttcaaaatttccggctatttcaagtattttttaacttttgaaattctataaaatttattttgaaaaacaaaaaaataagcacattttctaaaaatcaagaaaattaagcaatgttttctgaaagtcaaaaaaaatccgaatttgtTTTggcggaattcaaaaatttctgataaatctaatatttttcagtcagaaaccacaaaactcgaatttttcagcgtCGGCGATGCATGGACATCAGCTTCTCGTAACAACATGGCTGACGTGAAAGAGTTGATTCCCGAGTTCTTCACATTACCCGAGATGTTCACGAACACGAATCATTTTGATTTGGGTGTCAAACAGAACGGTATTCATGTCAATGATGTGCTTCTGCCAGCGTGGTGTCATGGAGATCCACGTGAATTTATACGACTACATAGACAAGCGCTGGAAAGTGATTATGTATCATCTCATCTTCATGAATggattgatttgatttttggatATAAACAAAATGGAGAAGAAGCAGTGAAGAATAGTAATCTATTCCATCATCTTTTCTATGAAGGATCAGTTGATTTTGAGAGAATCGATGATCCTCTCACTCGAAATGCAACCATCGGATTTGTGAATAATTTCGGACAAATACCAACTCAACTATTCAAGAAACCGCATCCTCAGAAGAAGGTTAATATTCTTGAAGGATTCAGTAATACTCCTGGAGTAACAACTTCTCGATTATTCTACCATGCTATTCATAATATGTCGGCTCCCCAGACCCCATTCAAAGAGCTCCGATCGGCGATTGGTTCTATCCATCAGAATGATAAGATTGGAGTAGTTGCATTGGAACAGAATAAGGTGTTCATTGGAACTAATAGATATATTACATGGGGCCTACCGGATCGAAGTGTTCGAATGGGACAAATTGATAATGATAAATCGGTTTGTGTTCATGAAATGTGTGAAGTTGACGAGATGACGTGCGCGGCAGCTGGAGATGAGACAACGCTGTTCTGTGGAAATACTTCTGGATGTATTACGTAAGtttactgaatttttattacttCTGTATAGACTTAGTATTTTAGGATTACTATAATTTCGGAAGTAATGAGTTTTTGCCATTTAATGAAGGAAAATTGCCACAGTACTCAAGTGGTggctgttgcaaaaaaaatttcgaccaattttcgaaaagttttattatgatattcgatCACTTTGGCGCCATAGGAGTAGTTTTATTAACACTTTCCCCACTGGGGCTACTCCTCTTTTAAGTgaggaaaatttgacaaatccCTATCACAAAATACTCccattaataatttttagttcaaattaACACTATATTTTCAGGGTATGGAAAGTGAACAATAAGCCATTATCCATGAAGAAGCTGTCAGTGTTGAATGGACATTCCGATGCAATCACTTGCTTGGTTTCTTGTCAATCCCATGCTGTCCTTGTCTCTGCGTCTCGTGATCTGACTGTTCTCGTATGGCatctttctgaaatgttcttgATCCGACAACTTCCAAAACATCCACATGCAGTTCTTGCTGTTGCAGTCAATGATGCGACTGGAGATATTGCCACTGCCTGTTCTACTCTCTTACATGTTTGGACTCTAAACGGAGAACTCCTTGCAGTTTTGAACACGTGCGACGTGGCACCGGCGATTGATCCACAACAGATGATCATATCGTTAGCCTTCTCTACTGTAAGCAGACGcggaaaaattgggttttctaagaaaacattttgattttttaaatcgaaaccCTAACATATTCGATCTTCGGgctttaaaataaatgttcagatcaggggtgtgcggcaaatttgtcgaatttgccgaatatgTAAAACatggtaaattaaaaaaaatttgccgcacacatcaaaaaattgacaatgcgattttgaccaaaactattgattttgtcccaaaaaattcagtaaaatgacacaaaattgagttatttcgATGTTTAAGCATACACACTACACGGAATTTATttagaaaccagatgtgtgctaagaattcagtagtacatattggtgctccaaaaataccaaaaaaaaatcacaatttttggagtttattGAACACGGCAAATTGGCCGAATTTGCtgcgttcggcaaattttaagatttgccgcacacccctggttcaGACTTATATCGATATTTTCGAtggaaaaagttcgaaaaa includes:
- the wdfy-3 gene encoding WD repeat and FYVE domain-containing protein 3 (Confirmed by transcript evidence), with amino-acid sequence METRDERTLSLLHLRKTFSEYLKIPVSGSRSNDPSRLLPLFHKVMSMYTPQQLNAEFKEVVHFATFLCSVLVKEVRQRAASTGTIEAAQSIAEFLRPGTELKGYTILEAIRFLLSSEDEIMIDAACKVSLPSTLVKTIYLFFDLPAAATTVTVTDLTENATETEDEMLKNNEKLHDMIGQIMEGLCRFKCVSEELVRKDDLLLLFVGTTSQVAEANNCWRKLCARLLEVIADKSITNAVIKYVIVKKCVRIFVKNLSSAPSNSHSDAQKTAESIICLSCFLKNSAYLTDQLLDEFYEADGYTVIKDFLLKSETDNEIVRNILLMAISLVNSGKFEITPQYTSGLVQLPAFQLPIPAGNGLSVRNLNAFALLYHVFLESTSESTSCTVIDILHSIYTCDPANYFILDKEYPLSIFIDQLERKPHAVRVKLLELIEFAVFQLSHIPCRELISLCVLLKTEISAGKTAMCTIIVQMCFKLITVDAIIKDAFREVGLLDALCFIIRRMFEMYEKNIQNASFTVTSTSSRSQDQLKLSLLTTDLLTIIIKNNTENGKLFTECFGAKLLIEIVCEVNEEWRSSLLQLVKQLLIVAPTDQYIMHLVNTLQDRIPIENLEVMFSLLKALLGVVRESHKVRIQFRKSGGFLALSALLLGLEKRFTDLHPAGDGRIPREQCQMLEFVHIIFKVFTLSMRFEPSNAKYFSTEITWDSITSLLRLTSIFNESTVISIEETEWKSLTHTDLASEIAACHEVFRLDDNIEAGNVPKGMPFNIYFGCYVCRLIFNMALDNYEKMTSDIRWNDDGASLEESIVSWTSSLLVHPGAIISMLCLLPSISASSMKWTIAAQYYVSLLLKAILKSERNQQIMCQVDMPKHLLRIAEKLFLTENHILLQPFYYLLERLSYQSLTPNQLRSFLRLDSPLCCRSLDDDEDDDDDSKIEIADNEGGPVPLQRVKALVSMMTPRDQYIGTAPSFVEFDMSVEGFAALYLPSLAPMFSTTKAERIFPPLNGFSFCTWIYLDALSDKKADAHPIRLLTVTRAVAPPNSDPPSKKPSQTAHLACFQCQFSAFDRSLLISTEESDQPGADLEKTANFQTDKLIRITLADQVRCGEWFHLAVVFNRSVLKSSQVSLYLNGRHISTQKLMYVAQNAGGAATQLAQTYSVNAVVGTLPALRRPSRLRFRLASIFLAEEPMTAETVRAVVQLQPHYIGNYQTASTAPLFHEEKIVFSLSAAATQELTLAKIRTMYGKMDAEILSQHLGISPNDHSTPLRVLCNTISHAPGAGRTFGGVIVGYLGMRTFTPRPVPSLLDSIGGFASVYGLIAMAVDSEGLYASLKSLVSAIRSQPRLLATWNNNRSYQILAVLLEDKAKMLNSHIMHMVFNVTGTADTSREHAPTISNPSAFEDLLCDLKVWKGAPSELHKMLLEHFYELITDHQLNNLQVVRKSSLLSRILLIIHDEPTMIKNTDEIIFNLISAIMQPQCDSRSILKIGQSIAATLPTSESECYEDSHLPFHISEIQKLFIESSDPPPEALHQVYIRNRLLNIIANFLANSNTQVQQQMCDQLVRTLGFDWLFALMSPGVHSGTIYLALRILLLILNQPSLLARFKEGSANGGWLSEADSVVRNRAAVVLGFSVSAHGGAVGSKIDINPELSNCGGFAALEHLMAAHADKPYPYYAMLSLLVGQPISALRFCDQFNMELVWTHVFGLNSTSSVFEAINSANFCFDAIIPLFAMIRTSIYHQSSIHQPWTVTNPSTVVQMITFMYQNSPAFFNIAHTDEFILALFSTLIEDTNAMGVKSEVANRRSQDGGGSPDAEYFQAFLAQPNVRIVMDLLKKICCDNLQVNTSKNDTIIDAILDNISESGNTRKTQIACLTSLLHSVLEHTVGTDLLSSSALPPNTQAQNIVQIVANISLLSSRAVDAFWNGLVFGSESMRMLSTLYHLQVIASKKVNKAVNAEPITGCIMRMTLFILSRPIDSVPVQLSVLDALSTLVSKRYLFLSSNEAWFFASLTHLIFMLSVTPDVLFQDNSSSSDLDRTSAQVAMCACRVWSDVICAKQALIEETFKKQSVTDINAARALLSHSAGVYWQQFVDSQLRAIQTGGSSAQGSAVTAKDIIQQQISSKFNRVASGITRFAAKRSMSTTTALPSSGSVAAWKSTSTDKQVIFMWLRVHVSLIKELVRAQSTRYTEWHAHVRKWCLHDWHQWEAELTRERGIWGPERASKLEKFKLDLTEGPTTRMRRKLIPNRNFYHIYPFRPHLEAPSAKAQRAKVAISFDSKPYYETCLRHRRRTLDTRIIDSSNVSTASPEDGSGSSNLLGYSFTDLSLSEINSSLIRRLSTTAPATSNVSGTSLELNEEECETSERKEDDESISSISEKTDSNGVQSSGPSTSSNTTKEAKKEEKKEEKKAGPDNQTLLRLLEQGEQLHSMFRCARIQGLETAEGLLLFGRDHFYVVDGFTLLKTKEIRDLDFLSQEMHDPIVPYPATGATQPPKSSRLCSKFSYNMIREVHKRRYLLQPIALEVFSSDGRNYLLAFPKKIRDRVFDKLTSMAINLSSGGSDSLGGQKANVAIETTGRGASLLSSLIGQQSVTQRWLSGNISNFQYLMHLNTLAGRCYNDLSQYPIFPWVLADYTSSQLDFNNISTFRDFSKPMGAQSPDRLEQFLKRFREWDDPSGETPPYMYGTHYSSAMIVVSYLVRLEPFTQQFLSLQGGHFDLADRMFHSVGDAWTSASRNNMADVKELIPEFFTLPEMFTNTNHFDLGVKQNGIHVNDVLLPAWCHGDPREFIRLHRQALESDYVSSHLHEWIDLIFGYKQNGEEAVKNSNLFHHLFYEGSVDFERIDDPLTRNATIGFVNNFGQIPTQLFKKPHPQKKVNILEGFSNTPGVTTSRLFYHAIHNMSAPQTPFKELRSAIGSIHQNDKIGVVALEQNKVFIGTNRYITWGLPDRSVRMGQIDNDKSVCVHEMCEVDEMTCAAAGDETTLFCGNTSGCITVWKVNNKPLSMKKLSVLNGHSDAITCLVSCQSHAVLVSASRDLTVLVWHLSEMFLIRQLPKHPHAVLAVAVNDATGDIATACSTLLHVWTLNGELLAVLNTCDVAPAIDPQQMIISLAFSTMNEWDNDNVIMCGTSDGIVKIYSCVVFENDGSVSEHPALENPNSNSNENHDRSAAIAARLEKQRKRLKNSSTTATSSSVSGSGSASLTSPGPASPSAGGSRATNIDVGGAQFVRVLVQRTALTMHTAFNRPDNVHPAPITAIAPSRDHRSLYVGDGIGRVWCWQSAEGGGRADHWVQDVTRQRCDDCEHKFTLADRKHHCRNCGQIFCSTCSRFESHITRMNISRPVRVCRKCFQRLQQSSNLHNL